A single Pseudomonas putida DNA region contains:
- a CDS encoding C40 family peptidase, which produces MPPLFKTWLTLCLLLPLAAHATNREQRLPNGFTGYTSNTSVKHAPVKQTTLHARSNYSGKGHNLPAVAAMSPKQSSDVLSRAVNVLGTPYVWGGSNPKKGFDCSGLVKYAFNDVADVDLPRTSNAMAQGHGVKVAKSDLKPGDLIFFNIKSRRVNHVAIYLGNDRFIHAPRTGKRVSIDNLSKPYWQQHYVVAKRVLPKEQQQLSLAKR; this is translated from the coding sequence ATGCCGCCTTTATTCAAGACATGGCTGACCCTCTGCCTATTATTGCCCCTGGCCGCCCACGCCACCAATCGTGAGCAACGTCTTCCCAATGGTTTCACCGGCTACACCAGCAACACCTCGGTGAAACACGCGCCCGTCAAGCAGACCACGCTGCACGCACGCTCGAACTATTCGGGCAAGGGCCACAACCTGCCTGCCGTTGCGGCGATGTCGCCGAAGCAGAGCAGCGATGTGCTCAGCCGTGCGGTCAATGTGCTCGGTACCCCTTATGTTTGGGGCGGCAGCAACCCGAAAAAAGGGTTCGATTGCAGCGGGCTGGTCAAATACGCGTTCAACGACGTGGCAGACGTCGACCTGCCGCGTACATCCAACGCCATGGCCCAGGGCCACGGCGTAAAGGTGGCCAAGAGCGACCTCAAGCCAGGCGATCTGATCTTCTTCAATATCAAGAGCCGTCGGGTCAATCACGTTGCCATCTACCTGGGTAACGATCGCTTTATCCATGCGCCGCGTACCGGCAAGCGGGTGAGCATCGACAACCTGAGCAAGCCGTACTGGCAGCAGCACTATGTGGTTGCCAAGCGGGTGTTGCCGAAAGAGCAGCAACAGCTGAGCCTGGCCAAGCGCTAA
- a CDS encoding type IV pilus twitching motility protein PilT: protein MDVTDLLARAVDAGASDLHLAAGEIPMLRVDGELRRMQLPGVTTAALSDALTPLLDEGQCRQWQQGDELDLALELASLGRFRLNLFRQLNGLAASFRLIPKRIASVGELDLEEVFQAVARHADGLVLIGGPTGSGKSSTLAALIDRLNGERALHIITLEDPVEVIHSSQCSLVNQREIGRHCRDFGQGLRSALRQDPDVIMIGELRDLETIRLALRAAETGHLVLATVHTRSAAGSIDRLIEVFAADEKPLVRAMLAESLRLVVAQVLVKRVGGGRVAAREVLVATPAVRNLVREGRMAQLCSVMQAGAAEGMRTMEGAMLGLREKGLIGAF, encoded by the coding sequence ATGGATGTGACCGACCTGTTGGCCCGAGCCGTGGACGCAGGGGCGAGCGACCTGCATCTGGCTGCGGGCGAGATACCGATGCTGCGTGTGGATGGCGAGCTGCGGCGCATGCAGCTACCGGGGGTGACGACGGCAGCGTTGAGCGACGCACTGACGCCGCTGCTCGACGAGGGCCAGTGCCGGCAGTGGCAGCAAGGCGACGAGCTGGATCTGGCATTGGAACTGGCATCGTTGGGGCGTTTTCGTCTCAATCTGTTTCGGCAACTGAACGGCCTGGCAGCCTCGTTTCGTCTGATTCCGAAACGCATTGCCAGTGTTGGCGAACTTGATCTTGAAGAAGTGTTTCAAGCCGTTGCGCGGCATGCCGATGGCCTGGTGCTGATAGGCGGCCCGACCGGCAGCGGCAAGTCGAGCACCCTGGCGGCACTGATTGACCGGCTCAATGGTGAGCGGGCGCTACATATCATCACCCTCGAAGACCCTGTTGAAGTTATCCACAGCAGCCAATGCAGCCTGGTCAACCAGCGCGAGATCGGCCGGCATTGTCGCGACTTCGGCCAAGGGCTGCGCAGCGCTCTGCGTCAAGACCCGGATGTGATCATGATTGGCGAATTGCGCGACCTGGAAACCATCCGCCTGGCGCTACGCGCAGCGGAGACGGGGCATCTGGTGCTGGCCACGGTGCATACGCGGTCTGCGGCTGGCAGCATTGATCGGCTGATCGAGGTATTTGCGGCGGACGAAAAGCCGCTGGTGCGGGCGATGCTGGCGGAGTCGTTGCGCCTGGTGGTGGCACAGGTGCTGGTCAAGCGTGTTGGCGGCGGCCGGGTGGCGGCGCGAGAAGTGTTGGTGGCGACACCTGCGGTGCGCAACCTGGTGCGGGAGGGGCGGATGGCGCAGTTGTGTTCGGTGATGCAGGCGGGGGCGGCGGAGGGGATGCGGACGATGGAGGGGGCGATGCTTGGGCTGAGGGAGAAAGGATTGATCGGAGCTTTTTAG